The following are encoded together in the Bradymonas sediminis genome:
- a CDS encoding DUF6176 family protein: MRQEDVVESFEQEGVRHEKAWLLEDGEGYIFVYAVEAEDLEKARQAYRESTLPIDLEHRAVLRDALGERVESELLYDLAVEGPMMPSAI; this comes from the coding sequence CTGCGCCAAGAAGATGTCGTCGAGTCCTTCGAGCAGGAAGGTGTTCGCCACGAGAAGGCGTGGCTCTTAGAGGACGGCGAGGGATATATCTTCGTGTACGCGGTCGAAGCCGAAGACCTCGAGAAAGCGCGACAGGCCTATCGTGAGTCGACCTTGCCGATCGACCTGGAGCACCGCGCGGTGCTTCGCGATGCCCTCGGCGAGCGCGTCGAGTCGGAGTTGCTCTATGATTTGGCCGTGGAGGGACCCATGATGCCGTCAGCGATCTAA
- a CDS encoding GNAT family N-acetyltransferase, whose translation MTPLTLRKIQVEDAAGFTALHKTLAEETHFLLLEPDELREDLDAQKQWLKGCVESDSRDIFVAHADGVIVGFLDIRGGNFNRDRHKASLSLGITRAHWGRGLGTLLIEAAISWLRDRNGTRLELTVNCNNERAVGLYQKCGFQIEGTQRNALRVDGKFVDEYFMGFLLSESYSPEHSTT comes from the coding sequence ATGACCCCGCTCACACTGCGTAAGATCCAAGTTGAGGACGCCGCCGGCTTCACCGCCTTGCACAAAACCCTCGCCGAGGAGACCCACTTCTTGCTCCTCGAACCGGACGAACTTCGCGAGGACCTTGACGCGCAAAAGCAGTGGCTCAAGGGTTGCGTGGAGTCCGATTCGCGCGATATTTTCGTTGCCCACGCAGACGGCGTCATCGTGGGCTTTCTCGATATTAGAGGTGGCAACTTCAATCGGGATCGGCACAAAGCGAGCCTCAGTCTGGGGATCACGCGTGCCCATTGGGGCCGCGGGCTTGGCACGCTCCTGATCGAGGCGGCGATTAGCTGGCTGCGCGACCGAAACGGAACCCGGCTGGAGTTAACCGTCAACTGCAACAACGAGCGCGCCGTTGGCCTCTATCAAAAGTGTGGGTTTCAAATCGAGGGAACACAACGCAACGCCCTGCGCGTCGACGGGAAGTTCGTCGATGAGTATTTTATGGGGTTTTTGTTGAGCGAATCGTACAGTCCAGAGCACTCCACAACATAA
- a CDS encoding RNA methyltransferase, with translation MFATVLHNLKGPRNVGQIIRSHVAYGGGPLLFVGHDEPWTFRKSTSRYSRNLEQHRDIVHIPNDDAFFDWCIENDYTPIAIEIANPPLFLANFSFPTRPAIIVGHEGQGLPKELLARCAHVITIPQQGPVASLNIPVACSTVMYEFRRSDFDTPHIESAKYPE, from the coding sequence ATGTTCGCCACTGTTTTGCACAACCTAAAAGGACCCCGCAACGTTGGCCAGATTATTCGTAGCCATGTTGCCTACGGCGGTGGCCCGCTACTCTTTGTCGGCCACGACGAGCCCTGGACCTTTCGAAAGAGCACTTCGCGCTATTCTCGCAACCTTGAGCAGCATCGCGACATTGTGCACATCCCGAACGACGACGCATTTTTCGATTGGTGCATTGAAAACGATTACACCCCCATCGCCATCGAAATTGCCAACCCGCCGCTGTTCTTGGCCAACTTCAGTTTTCCGACACGCCCTGCCATCATCGTCGGACACGAGGGCCAGGGTTTGCCGAAAGAACTTCTCGCGCGATGTGCGCACGTCATAACAATACCCCAACAGGGTCCGGTAGCTAGTCTCAACATACCGGTGGCCTGTTCGACAGTGATGTACGAGTTTCGGCGCAGCGACTTCGACACACCGCATATCGAGAGCGCGAAATATCCAGAATAG
- a CDS encoding GNAT family N-acetyltransferase translates to MFAFTIDEKIELRLHEEHHAEELFALTDRNRAHLGRWFPWVEHTQNVDDTLKFIKGVRRGYADNEAVLTSVWCDGNIAGTLGISRIDWNIGSGEIGYWLGADYEGRGIITRSCRALISYAFDTLKLNRIVIKCQPENTRSSAVAKRLGFSYEGTLRESAKHNGKLHDMEVYSVLRRERSDAPR, encoded by the coding sequence ATGTTCGCGTTCACGATCGACGAGAAAATTGAGCTTCGCCTTCACGAGGAACACCACGCCGAAGAACTATTCGCGCTGACCGACCGCAACCGCGCCCACCTGGGGCGCTGGTTTCCGTGGGTGGAACACACCCAAAACGTTGACGACACCCTCAAGTTTATCAAAGGCGTCCGGCGTGGTTATGCCGATAATGAGGCCGTTCTGACAAGCGTGTGGTGCGACGGCAATATCGCCGGCACACTCGGCATTTCCCGGATCGACTGGAATATTGGCAGCGGTGAGATCGGCTATTGGCTCGGCGCCGACTATGAGGGGCGCGGCATCATAACACGTAGTTGCCGGGCGCTTATCTCGTACGCATTCGACACGCTCAAGCTCAACCGCATCGTCATTAAGTGCCAGCCCGAGAACACGCGAAGCAGTGCCGTCGCAAAGCGGCTCGGCTTTTCCTACGAAGGCACCCTGCGAGAATCTGCCAAACACAACGGCAAGCTGCATGATATGGAGGTTTATTCGGTGTTGCGGCGGGAGCGGTCGGATGCGCCTCGCTAG